TATTGACCATTTTTTACATCTGTTAAATTGATAACCATATCAATTTCATCAGCACCATTTTGAATGGCATCTTTGGTTTCAAACACTTTTGTTGCTGTTGTGCTGTATCCATTTGGAAATCCAATAACTGTACAAATAGCTAATTTTCCAGATACGTATTCTGATGCTCTTTGAACATAGGATGCTGGGATACATGCTGAAGCAGTCTGATAAGTCATGGCGTCATCTAAAATAACTTTGATTTCTTCCCATGTTGCAGTTGTTGACAATAAGGTATGGTCAACAGTTTTTAAAATATCTTTTGTTTCCATAAGTAATCTTTTGAGAACCTCTTTTTATTTAAAATAATGTTACGATACCAACAATCATTGCACTAAGAATACTTACCGCTACACCACCAAGCATTGCTCTAAATACTAATCTAGCAAGTGTTCCACGTTTTTCTGGGCACAAAACAGCAATACCAGACACGCAAATTCCTAAACTAGATAGGTTTGCAAAGCCACAAAGCGAAATAGTAGCAATCAATCCTGTACGATAATCTAATGATTTAATCAGATGACCTAATTGTTGGAAAGCGACAAATTCGTTAAGAACTAATTTACTTCCTAATAAATTACCTTCTAATAAAATATTTTTTCCTTCTAAGCCCATAAAGAAACCAAATGGAGCAAATATATAAGAGAAGATTTGTTCTAACCTTATACCAAAGACACTCAATATCATGTTAACGAGAGCAACAAGTCCAACAAAGGCAATTAAACTAGCACCAATAGAAAATGCCATTTGAGCACCTGTTGAGGCACCTTCTGCAATGGCATCAATGACATTAGCATTATTACCTTTATTATCCATTTTGACTTCTTCAATTTCAAAGAATTTTTCAGTTTGAGGATAAAGCGTTTTTGCAACTAAAATACTACCAATTGGTACCATTGTTGAAGCAATTAAGAGATACTTCATTGGTATTCCTAGTGCAATATAGCCTCCTAAAATAGATACTGACATGCTTCCCATACCTGAAACAAGAACGACCATAATTTCACTATCAGTCATTTTGTTAAGGTATTTACTAACTAATATTGGACTGTCTGTTTGTCCTAAAAACATATTGGCAACGGCAACAAAGCTTTCCACTTCAGATGACTTCATTAGTTTTCCGACGCCTTTTCCAATCCACTTGACGACAAATCCCAAAATCCCCACATAGTATAATAAACTAACAAGAGCAGATAGGAATACAATGTTACCTAGGGTTTGGATTGCAAATATGAATCCTGTTGGAGCACTACCATTTGCTAATGATCCAAAAACAAAATCTAGTCCAGCTTTACCACAGTTGATGACATTTGTAACGCCATCAGAAACCACTTCAACAATTTTTTGGCCTAAAGGTACTTTGACCAATAAAACTGCAATGATAAATTGTGCGATAAGTGCCTTTCCTATCAGTTTAACAGAAACCGCTTTACGATTAAAGGAAATAGCATACATTATCCCTAAAACAAGACAGATACCAAGTAAACTATAAATAAATTGCATTTTCAACTCCTAATGTACTTTATTAGTTTGTTTTATCAGCCTCGATTAATGAACGAATTGCTTCAACAGCAACTTTAATTGCAGATTCAGTATCATGTGCCATTGGGTTATCCATTCCTAATGCATTGCGTTCTTGATTACCAACAACTAAGAAATCTGATCCACAACGAACTCCTAAATGACTTGCTGCAACAAAAAGGGCTGCTGATTCCATCTCAGATGCTTTTGTTCCTAAACGTTTCCAAGCTTCCCATTTGTTTAACAACTCATAACTAACAGGCATACGTTCTGGTTCGTGTTGGCCATAAAAGGCATCTTTACATTGAACGACACCAGCATGATTTGTGTAGCCAAGTTCTTTAGCAGCTTTCACAAGGGCATTTGTCACTTCCAAATCTGCTACTGCTGGAAACTCAATAGGGGCATATTCTTTACTTGTGCCTTCCATACGAATGGCACCAGTTGCGATAACAATATCACCACCTTTGACATCTAGGTCAATACCACCACAAGTACCAACACGAATGAAAGTATCTGCACCACATAGAACAAGTTCTTCCATTGCGATTGAAGCGGATGGACCACCAATACCCGTAGAGGTGACACTAACCTTTTCACCATTTAATGTACCAGTATAAGTCACATATTCGCGACTGTCTGCTACCAATACAGGATTGTCAAAATGCTTAGCAATCTTTTCACAACGTTTTGGATCACCGGGCATAATAACATAACGACCAACATCACCTGAGCGAATTTGTAAGTGATATTGTAATCCTTCTTCACCAGAGTAATTTTGCATCTCGATCTCCTCCTTGATCTTGTATAATTTTTTTACACTTGTATAATAACATACAAGATCAATTTTGTAAACGCTTTTTTAATGAAAATATTACTATTTTTTAATCTAGAGGACTTGATTTTTGAAAGAGCTTTTATTACACTAAGACTAGCTAAAGGGGATAACATGACAAAAGATCAATTATCAACAAAACTGAAGAAATTAAAACATGTACAAGTCTATAACCAGATTTTTCATCTCATTCAAGATGGCACTTTTCCTCCTGGTATGCAGTTACCTTCTGAGCCAGAACTAGCAGAGCAATTAAATGTTAGTCGTATGACGCTTCGAAAATCCCTAGCACTGCTTCAAGAAGACCATCTTGTCAAAAATATCAGAGGAAAAGGAAATTTTGTTAGAGAACTTAATAATTACGCCAACCATGCTGGAATGGAAACCTTACAACATCCCATAAAAGCGTGTTGTAATGTTGACATCGAAAAAGTTGAAATTGAATTTCGGATTGAAGTTCCAAGTGAAGCTATTAGTGCCGCTATCCAACAAGAAACACCTGTCGTGATTATTGCAGATAGATGGTATCACTTAAGTGACAATACTAAAGCTTATACCTTATCATTTATTCCTGTCGATGTTATCTCTCAATTTAATATTAATCTCAATCACTTAGATGAGTTAAATAGCTTCTTAGAAGAAAAACTATATCAACCTGGGAATGCAAGTCATTCACAAACAGAATTTTGCTTTACAAAAGCGGGAAATTTCACCGCAACAAAGTATATATTATCTGAACATGGTGATTTTATGTTGATTCAAGAAAGTATTTTTAAAGGTGAAAAAATGTTGGTGCAAAATAAGCATTATATTCCTATTGAATGTTTTGAAATGCATTTAAACTCACAATATTTTGATACTAAAACATACTGATTAAGAGATTCATTAATCTTTTCTAAAAAACATACTGTATGATAGATTACAAGAATTAGCTTTAGATTGCAAGCTTATTTTCAATTATAAATAAAAAACATCTCTTTTTTGGAAATTTTTTTATTTATAATTGAATTTTCTTTTTTTATTAATACTTGATTTTTCAGTTAATTTTTGAAAGAATAACATATAGAAAAGAGGTTATTCCTATGACAAAATTAGATCACATTAGACACTATTTAAAAGAAGAAAATGCAGATTTAGCGGTTTTTTCAGATCCAGTTACCATTAACTACTTGACAGGATTTTATTGTGATCCTCACGAAAGACAACTCTTTTTATTTGTTTTTCAAGAATCAGATCCTTATTTATTTGTACCTGCCTTAGAAGTGACACGTGCTGGCCAAGCTGTTCCTTTTAATGTCTTTGGTTATATGGATTCTGAAAACCCATGGGAAAAAATAAAAACAGGTTTACCACAAATTAAAACTTCGAAAATTTTTGCAGAATTTGATCACCTTAATGTTACTAAATTCAATGGTTTAAAATCCATTTTTGGTGACAACTTCGATAATTTGACGCCTTACATTCAGAGAATGCGTTTAATCAAATCTGCTGATGAAATTGAGAAAATGAAAATTGCTGGTGATTATGCAGATAAAGCTGTTCAAATTGGCTTTGAAAATATTTCATCACAAAATACTGAAACAGATATCATCGCACAAATTGAATTTGGAATGAAAAAAATTGGCATCAATCAAATGTCATTTGACACCATGGTTTTAACAGGTGATAATGCTGCTAACCCACATGGTATTCCTGGAACCAATAAAATTGAGGATAATGCTTTGCTCTTATTTGATTTAGGTGTTGTTTCAAATGGCTATACAAGTGATATGACACGGACAGTTGCTATTGGAAAACCTGATCAATTTAAGATTGATATTTATAATCTTTGTTTAAAAGCTCATCAATCGGCTATCGATTTTATTAAACCAGGAGTGACGGCTTCTCAAATAGATGCTGCTGCACGAAGTGTTATTGAGGAGGCTGGTTATGGAGAGTACTTCAATCATCGCCTAGGACATGGACTTGGTATGGATGTTCATGAATTTCCATCTATTATGGAAGGAAATGATATGATTATTGAAGAAGGTATGTGCTTCTCAGTTGAACCAGGAATATACATTCCTGGAAAAGTTGGTGTTCGTATAGAAGATTGTGGTTACGTCACTAAAGATGGATTTGAAGTGTTTACACATACTCCAAAAGAATTACTTTATTTTGAAGCATAAAAAAATCACTTTTTAAAAGTGATTTTTCTTTTTTTATTCAGCTGCTGCTAAGTTAGCTGCTTCTTCAGCTACCAATTTTTTATCGTAAACACGAATGAATGGATAGTATACTAAGAAGGCTACTAGGGCACATAAGAGTGCAACTACAATTGCTTTAACATCAGCGGTACCGAGGAATGCACCGATACCAACTGGTGTTGGCCATGGAACTTGCGCTACAACTGGTTTTATCAATGATAATTTCATTGAGAAGTAATAAACAGACATTGAAGCAATTGGAGCTAGCATAAATGGAACAGCAAGTGCTGGATTATAAATAATAGGAAGACCAAAGATTAGTGGTTCGTTAATATTGAAGAAGCCTGGAACTACTGAAGCTTTACCGATAGCACTCAATTGTTCAGAACGAGCACGAGTAGCTAACCAGATACACATACCAAGTGTGGCACCAGAACCACCAGCGATAACAAACATATTTGAAAATTCACCAGCAACGATTAAATGTCCACCGTTAGCATTTGTAGCCATATTTGCAAGAGCGATTGGGTTTACGAATGCAAAGATAATATTGGCACCATGGATACCGACAATCCACAAAGCTTGAGTTAAGAGATAAATAACAACAAGACCAAGCCATGTATCTGTTAAATGCGCAACGAAACCAAATGGAATAGCAATAACTTCAAAAATATCAGTTCCTAATGCAACAAGAATACCATTTAAAATAATAACAAAGAAGGCGATAACAAAACTTGGAATGAGGGCTGTAAATCCACGTGATACACCTTCTGGTACAGATTCAGGCATGCTAATAACCCAGTGACGTTTAACACACATACGATATAAAAGAACTGAAACAATACCCATGATGATCGCTGTAAAGATACCAGTTGTACCAAAACGTGTAACACCATTTGCCATTGCCCAACCATCAGCAACAACTGCACCTTTTTTAAGAGCTACTACTGCTGACATGGCACCATTTTTAAAGACAATTTGTGGAACTGTCATGATAAAAGCAAATAATCCAAGAAGTGCACCATTAATTGGTGTTAAATCAAGATCTTCTTCTTCAGCATAGATTTTTGTTAATTCATAAGAAATAGCAAGAACGAAGTAAAGTGATAAAGAACCCATTGTTGCGTAGTTTGCAACCATGTAAAGTGGGGTAAATTTATCAAATGATGCTGCGAAGACTTTGGCTACGATTGGCCAAAATGAGAATGCTTGTGGTAGGATACTAAAAACCAAAAACATTGAACCGACGATGGTAAATGGAACTGCTGCCATACCAGCGGCTGTGATTGCACGAACCACTTTATATGATGCAATTTTTCCCATTGGACCCATTAGATACTTATCTAATAAGCCAAAGAAACCTTTTTGTTCTTCCATGAGAACTCCTCCTAAAAAATTTAAATATATTTTTCAATATTTTGAAAACGTTTGTAATAATTATCCTTATTCAATTCAATCAATCTAATACGATTGAGACTAAACCATGCAACAACCATTCCCAAGACTTGTAGCAGTATGAGAAATATCAGAGCTGTCCTATGATTTGAAAAGGTTGGTAAAATCGTATTTGCTGACTGTGTTACCAATGAAATCAGGATAACAAATGCATTCACAAGCAGTTGTGCTTTAAAAGCCAAATCTGTCATTTTTAGATTGATCACTTTAGCACCATATAGTCTAAATTGCTCTATTGTTGCAATCACTAATAAAATGAGCATCAGAGCTGGAATAATAAGGTAGAGACTAGCTTGGAATAATTGTGTGATTAACCAATAAGTATTGGCAAAAAAGAATAAGGTTAACGAGTATCTTAGCAACATGAATCGATTAAAGCGATTGTTTTTCAGTTTAACTTCAGTTCTAATTTGATCTGGTGTTTTTTTTGATTTTTGCTTTTCACTCATAACCTTTTGAAGTTGCTTTTGACTCATTTTATTTACCCACCTCTAATTAACTTTCTTATATAAAGCCAACATTTCTAGAGCTACTTCACGAAGTGTCATGGTAGTCATTAAGTGATCTTGTGCATGGACCATAATGATTTCAATCTTAATTTCAGTCCCACTAGCATATTCTTGCAATAATTTTGTTTGTGCATTATGAGCTAGAAGTAATTCTTCGTTAGCATCGTCTAGTAATTTCTCAGCAGCTTCATAATCGCCTTCTCTCATTTTATCGAAAGCTTCATGAACTGTTGTTCTAGAATTTCCACTATTTAAAATAATTTCAAAGGCTGCCATTTGCAACTCATCACTTGTCATAATTATCTCCTATATCTCTTGTAAAAAGATTGATTTAAAATCATCAAAATCTTTACAAGCTATTAATTTTTCTTTTTGTTCTTTTTGTTCTGTTAATGCCACAATCACTCTTGTAATATCAGATAAGCCTTCATTGCTAAATTGTGATGGCGAGACTAGAAATACTAATCTTATACTTTCAAAATCTTCTTCCCAATAGATGCCATCTCTGATAATCGCAACGGCAATTTTAGCTTTTGTATCAATAGCTTTTAAGGGATGAGGCACTGCTATATCTTGGTCAAAAACAACTGAACTAAATGATTCTCTAAGAGAAATTAGCTCTTTCATAGATTCACTGTAATCTGTGTCATTTTTGTCGTCATCCATCATTTGAATGAGATGATCCAGCACATCTTCTTTTGTTGATTGATTTAATATAAGAAAACGTTTTTGATCAAAATAATGTTCAAATGTTGATAGCAATGAAAGTGTATTACTAGACTGTTTTGGACGGTGTTGCTTAAACTCTATTTGATTTAATTTTTGTTTGATTGTTTGAACTTCTTTGTCATTTAGGAAAACACTTACTGTAAATACAGGGATAGTGAAGACCAAATTAGATAAATCAATGGTTGAAATAATTAAGTCTACATTTTCTAACTTATCTGCAGTGATGTCATAATAACCCACTAAATCAACAACATTAATTTGACGGCCAAGTTCATTTTCAATTCTCATCCTAAGCATCTGGGCACTGCCATAACCAGTGGCACAGATAACCAAGGCATTTAATTTATGATTTTGATGAAAACGTTCTATAGCTGCTAATAAGTGAAGTGATACATAAGCAATTTCATCTTCTGATAAATGATAATCTTGAAACGTTATCATATGACTCATTAATCCATGAGCGATAAGATAAGCTTCTTTATATTGTGTTTGAATATCCTGTAAGAGTGGATTATCTAATCTAACATCATTTTTAAGCCGTTCTAATAGAACTTCTAAATGTGTTAATAAGCCTTCTAAAAAAGTAAAATCTTGACTAAATTGATAACCATAAAGTTGATCAATTTCTAAACAAGCTTTAACCAGGTCTTGTAGTAACGACAATCTATTCTGACTATCTTGTTTAGATTTTTGAGCACTTTCGGAAATGAGATGAACCGCAATATAATTAATTTCTTCATTCGGAAAATCAGTTTTTGTGATTCCTTTTGTGCGAGTTAGAATCTGTCTAGCAATACTAATCTCTTTTTGAAATCGTGATTGATCAATTTTTAGTTCAGAAATTCTAAAACCCTTATTAACCCTTGAAATTGCTAATGCGATATGCACAATCAAATTTTGAATGACAAAGTCAGATAATTTCAAAGATTGATTACGGCACTCATCCAATACGATGATGGTGATTTCTTCAAAGCTAATCGGTAATTTAAAGAAATCATCACCAACATATTGATGGATATTCTTTAGAAAGTGTCCACTAAAGTAATAATCCATGATGAAGTGCCGTTTATCATGTTCTGCACCTTTGACGTAAACGCCTTTGTTAGCCCTACTCTCAATACTGAGATTATATTTGACAAAATCCTGACGGATTTTTTTAAAATCTGCTGATAAAGTCGAACGACTAACATATAAAGTATCAACCAAATCTTCAAAGAAAATATCATCTTGCTCAAAAATGAGTTTATTGATGATGTAATTCCTTCGATCATTAATATCAATATTTTCAGTCCCAAAATGGTCAGAGTCAGCCTTTATTAAACTTAAATAATCATTTTGATCATTAACAGTTAATTGATAACCATGACCCTGTTTTGATAAGATACTAATGCCACTACTTCCTTCAATACTTGACAATAATGATTTGATGTAAGTTCGGACAGTTCTATCAGAACAAGCCAGATGTTTTGCCAACTCTTTACTCGTTACAAAATCTCCTTTATGTTGGTAAAGATATTGTAAGATGAGTATTTCTTTTTGACCTAACATGACGTCTCCTTTGAAAATGATTCTAATATTCTATTTATTTAATATTATAACTCATTCTCAAATCTAATTAAATGGAATCTTTAACGAGTTTAGCCATTTTTTCAATACCCATTGGAATTGGAATATAAGCTTGTGGTGGAATTTGAACTACAGGTCGATCAACTTTTTTTGCTGCTTCTTCAAATTGTTTAAAATGCATCTTAGTTTGAGGGCTGATGAGATACAAATCATATTCAGCTGAAGCAATGCGCTTGCCACCTTCAGGGACGCCAACAGCATTCATTTCAATATCTTCACCTTGTTCTTTTAACAATGTTTCTGTTTTTTTAGCAATTAGTGAAGAAGACATACCACCTGCACAAATAATTAAAGCTTTTTTAGCCATTTCCTTTTTCCTCCTTGGGATTTAATATTTTGTTTTTGTAATTTTATTATATATGAATACGCTTACAATGACCATGGTTACTTTTTCCGTAACGATACGGAAATTCCTTTTTTAAACTGAAATCTTTTTCTGTAATGAAGCATTTTGGAATATTATCTCAATAAAAAAAGATAATGGAAAATCCACTATCTTTTTTTAATGTCATTATGCAATAACTTGTCCATGTGAAACAGCCACATTTGATTGTTTCAAGTCATATTCTGATATAATCAAATCTTGTAATTTATGATCACTTAGACGTGATGACACCATAAAACCATTTTCAGTTGGGTATTTAAGTTTGATAACTTTCATGACATTTTGATTTTCTTTAATGTCTGGCACCTCAGTATCTGAAAACTGAATCAAATAATTATTATAGTCTTGATTTTCGATATTATAAGAAGGTGTTACTCTTTTTTTAGTAAAATACATAAACACTTTCCAAAAAATAACCATAATAGCAACAATAAGCAAAAAGCCTAAAACATAATCCATCATCTAATCCCCCTTGGTTTGATTACTTTCATAGTTTATTGATAACGCTTACAGTATTTTCCTATTAAGGTTAGGTGTCAATAGTTAAATGACACTTTTTCTTATTATTTGTAAATTAATTTATAAACCAAAATAATGCCTGCAAGTGTAGCTGATATGGCATTTGCTCCTACTAAAGCAACGTCTTTGATCATTACACCATGTGCTAACCACAATAACATACCAAGTCACTGACATTACATACATTCCTAAAGAGATCGTTTCAGTATCTTTTGTTTTGATCACTTTTATCGCTTGAGGTATAAAACCAAAAGTTGTTAAACATGCTGCAACAATTCCAATCATTCTTATTTCCCTAAAAAACCTTTATTGCCTTTTAGCAATAAAGGTCATTTCTTTCTATTGTAAATTTTCGCCATTTGATGCAATCACTTCTTTATACCAGTTGAAAGATTCTTTTGGTGACCGTTCATAGCTGCCATTTCCTTCATCATCCTTATCAACATAGATAAAGCCATAACGTTTTCGCATTTCACCAGTACCAGCCGATACAAGGTCAATACAACCCCAAGGCGTATAACCCATAAGTTCTACACCATCTTCATCAACTGCTTTGATAAATTCTTTGATATGAGCACCAAGGTATTCAATACGATAATCATCATGTACCATACCATCATCTTCTACTTGATCAATGGCACCAAATCCATTTTCAACAATAAACAATGGTAAATGATACATATCTGTAAACCAGTTTAATGAATAACGGAGTCCTTCTGGATCAATTTGCCAATCCCATTCTGAAGCTTTAACATAATTATTTTTAACCAGATCTTCTGTTTCTAGATAATCATAATGAGGGTTGTTTTCACGATGAGAATCAATTGCAAAGGACATATAATATGAGAAACCGATATAATCAACAGTGCCTTCTAAGAGGTCTTTTTTATCTTCTTCTGTAAAATCGATTAAAATGTTTTTACGTTTCCAATAATTCAATATATGGTTTGGATAATAACCATGAACATCAGTGAAATAATAACGTTTTTGCATTGCTTTTTGAGCCATTAAGATATCAGCAGGTTTACAAGTAGCTGGGTAAATTGGACACATTGCAATCATACAACCAATTTGGAAGTCTGGATTAATTTCATGGCCGATTTTGACAGCACGAGCACTAGCAACTAATTCATAATGAGCTGCTTGATACATGATGGCTTCACGATCATCACCTTTTTTGTAAACAATACCTGAGTTTGTAAAAGGTGCAAAATCTTCTTGATAGTTTGCTTGATTATTGATTTCATTGAAAGTCATCCAATATGTTACTTTGTCTTTATAACGTTTAAAAACAGTTTCTGCGAAACGAACAAAGAAATCAATAACTTTACGATTTTTAAAACCATCATATTCTGTTACCAAATGATAAGGTAACCACTGGTTCAATACCATATTTTAAACATTCATCAAATAAATCATCATAAAATTGTAGTCCTTCTTCATTTGGTTCAGCATCGTCTCCATTTGGAAAAATACGTGTCCAAGCAATTGAAGTTCTAAAACATTTGAATCCCATATCAGCAAATAACTTGATATCTTCTTTGTAATGATGATAAAAGTCAATAGCCTCATGA
This Streptococcus urinalis 2285-97 DNA region includes the following protein-coding sequences:
- a CDS encoding NupC/NupG family nucleoside CNT transporter, yielding MQFIYSLLGICLVLGIMYAISFNRKAVSVKLIGKALIAQFIIAVLLVKVPLGQKIVEVVSDGVTNVINCGKAGLDFVFGSLANGSAPTGFIFAIQTLGNIVFLSALVSLLYYVGILGFVVKWIGKGVGKLMKSSEVESFVAVANMFLGQTDSPILVSKYLNKMTDSEIMVVLVSGMGSMSVSILGGYIALGIPMKYLLIASTMVPIGSILVAKTLYPQTEKFFEIEEVKMDNKGNNANVIDAIAEGASTGAQMAFSIGASLIAFVGLVALVNMILSVFGIRLEQIFSYIFAPFGFFMGLEGKNILLEGNLLGSKLVLNEFVAFQQLGHLIKSLDYRTGLIATISLCGFANLSSLGICVSGIAVLCPEKRGTLARLVFRAMLGGVAVSILSAMIVGIVTLF
- the udp gene encoding uridine phosphorylase, encoding MQNYSGEEGLQYHLQIRSGDVGRYVIMPGDPKRCEKIAKHFDNPVLVADSREYVTYTGTLNGEKVSVTSTGIGGPSASIAMEELVLCGADTFIRVGTCGGIDLDVKGGDIVIATGAIRMEGTSKEYAPIEFPAVADLEVTNALVKAAKELGYTNHAGVVQCKDAFYGQHEPERMPVSYELLNKWEAWKRLGTKASEMESAALFVAASHLGVRCGSDFLVVGNQERNALGMDNPMAHDTESAIKVAVEAIRSLIEADKTN
- a CDS encoding GntR family transcriptional regulator, producing the protein MTKDQLSTKLKKLKHVQVYNQIFHLIQDGTFPPGMQLPSEPELAEQLNVSRMTLRKSLALLQEDHLVKNIRGKGNFVRELNNYANHAGMETLQHPIKACCNVDIEKVEIEFRIEVPSEAISAAIQQETPVVIIADRWYHLSDNTKAYTLSFIPVDVISQFNINLNHLDELNSFLEEKLYQPGNASHSQTEFCFTKAGNFTATKYILSEHGDFMLIQESIFKGEKMLVQNKHYIPIECFEMHLNSQYFDTKTY
- a CDS encoding M24 family metallopeptidase; translated protein: MTKLDHIRHYLKEENADLAVFSDPVTINYLTGFYCDPHERQLFLFVFQESDPYLFVPALEVTRAGQAVPFNVFGYMDSENPWEKIKTGLPQIKTSKIFAEFDHLNVTKFNGLKSIFGDNFDNLTPYIQRMRLIKSADEIEKMKIAGDYADKAVQIGFENISSQNTETDIIAQIEFGMKKIGINQMSFDTMVLTGDNAANPHGIPGTNKIEDNALLLFDLGVVSNGYTSDMTRTVAIGKPDQFKIDIYNLCLKAHQSAIDFIKPGVTASQIDAAARSVIEEAGYGEYFNHRLGHGLGMDVHEFPSIMEGNDMIIEEGMCFSVEPGIYIPGKVGVRIEDCGYVTKDGFEVFTHTPKELLYFEA
- the celB gene encoding PTS cellobiose transporter subunit IIC, whose amino-acid sequence is MEEQKGFFGLLDKYLMGPMGKIASYKVVRAITAAGMAAVPFTIVGSMFLVFSILPQAFSFWPIVAKVFAASFDKFTPLYMVANYATMGSLSLYFVLAISYELTKIYAEEEDLDLTPINGALLGLFAFIMTVPQIVFKNGAMSAVVALKKGAVVADGWAMANGVTRFGTTGIFTAIIMGIVSVLLYRMCVKRHWVISMPESVPEGVSRGFTALIPSFVIAFFVIILNGILVALGTDIFEVIAIPFGFVAHLTDTWLGLVVIYLLTQALWIVGIHGANIIFAFVNPIALANMATNANGGHLIVAGEFSNMFVIAGGSGATLGMCIWLATRARSEQLSAIGKASVVPGFFNINEPLIFGLPIIYNPALAVPFMLAPIASMSVYYFSMKLSLIKPVVAQVPWPTPVGIGAFLGTADVKAIVVALLCALVAFLVYYPFIRVYDKKLVAEEAANLAAAE
- a CDS encoding PTS cellobiose transporter subunit IIA; amino-acid sequence: MTSDELQMAAFEIILNSGNSRTTVHEAFDKMREGDYEAAEKLLDDANEELLLAHNAQTKLLQEYASGTEIKIEIIMVHAQDHLMTTMTLREVALEMLALYKKVN
- a CDS encoding BglG family transcription antiterminator; amino-acid sequence: MLGQKEILILQYLYQHKGDFVTSKELAKHLACSDRTVRTYIKSLLSSIEGSSGISILSKQGHGYQLTVNDQNDYLSLIKADSDHFGTENIDINDRRNYIINKLIFEQDDIFFEDLVDTLYVSRSTLSADFKKIRQDFVKYNLSIESRANKGVYVKGAEHDKRHFIMDYYFSGHFLKNIHQYVGDDFFKLPISFEEITIIVLDECRNQSLKLSDFVIQNLIVHIALAISRVNKGFRISELKIDQSRFQKEISIARQILTRTKGITKTDFPNEEINYIAVHLISESAQKSKQDSQNRLSLLQDLVKACLEIDQLYGYQFSQDFTFLEGLLTHLEVLLERLKNDVRLDNPLLQDIQTQYKEAYLIAHGLMSHMITFQDYHLSEDEIAYVSLHLLAAIERFHQNHKLNALVICATGYGSAQMLRMRIENELGRQINVVDLVGYYDITADKLENVDLIISTIDLSNLVFTIPVFTVSVFLNDKEVQTIKQKLNQIEFKQHRPKQSSNTLSLLSTFEHYFDQKRFLILNQSTKEDVLDHLIQMMDDDKNDTDYSESMKELISLRESFSSVVFDQDIAVPHPLKAIDTKAKIAVAIIRDGIYWEEDFESIRLVFLVSPSQFSNEGLSDITRVIVALTEQKEQKEKLIACKDFDDFKSIFLQEI
- a CDS encoding PTS cellobiose transporter subunit IIB gives rise to the protein MAKKALIICAGGMSSSLIAKKTETLLKEQGEDIEMNAVGVPEGGKRIASAEYDLYLISPQTKMHFKQFEEAAKKVDRPVVQIPPQAYIPIPMGIEKMAKLVKDSI